From Mobula hypostoma chromosome 8, sMobHyp1.1, whole genome shotgun sequence, the proteins below share one genomic window:
- the si:ch211-113d22.2 gene encoding uncharacterized protein si:ch211-113d22.2 has translation MRSLRSEQGGTDKRKQGEALNCYTCVASSEEECNRQGSQSCPQFADSCAIITGPGSVIKSCSYKAFCDQSQLATGGIKMDCCFTDECNGPAKGKSASTGNNGTLVSLSTKLIFSALLARWLFCRL, from the exons ATGAGGAGCCTGAGAAGTGAGCAGGGTGGGACGGACAAGAGGAAGCAAG GTGAGGCATTGAACTGCTACACGTGTGTCGCCTCGAGCGAGGAGGAGTGCAACAGGCAGGGATCGCAGAGCTGCCCGCAGTTTGCTGACAGCTGTGCCATAATCACGGGTCCAG GCAGCGTGATCAAGTCATGTTCTTACAAGGCCTTCTGCGACCAATCCCAACTAGCCACAGGTGGAATCAAGATGGACTGCTGCTTCACAGATGAATGCAATGGGCCAGCCAAGGGCAAAAGTGCCAGCACTGGAAACAACGGCACTTTAGTCTCCCTCAGCACCAAGCTCATCTTCAGTGCTCTCCTTGCTCGCTGGCTATTCTGTAGACTTTGA